The Gordonibacter urolithinfaciens genome contains a region encoding:
- a CDS encoding site-specific tyrosine recombinase yields the protein MDAVRTLMEEYLSHLRVERGSSPLTVSAYATDLRDYAAFLDGRGVDNADDVDRACVVAYEADLVDRGYATSSVDRRVSVIKGFHRFLVREGYARRNPTDTLQLPKPPERLPDVLSVNQVSTMLAACTGDSPSEMRNRAILEVLYGCGLRVSECTGLDLGDCILEEGYLRVVGKGGKERISPISGAALEALGAYLEHARPALARPYAKPTAAVFLNARGGRLTRQSVHTIVADAGRLVGVANLHPHTLRHSFATHLLEGGADLRVIQEILGHSDISTTQVYTHVSRAHIREEYLSAHPRAQCPRA from the coding sequence GTGGACGCCGTGCGCACGCTCATGGAAGAGTACCTCTCGCACTTGCGCGTGGAGCGGGGGTCCTCGCCGCTCACCGTGTCGGCGTACGCCACCGACCTGCGCGATTACGCCGCCTTCCTCGACGGGCGCGGAGTGGACAATGCCGATGACGTGGACCGCGCCTGCGTGGTGGCCTACGAGGCCGACCTCGTGGACCGCGGCTACGCCACGTCGAGCGTGGATCGGCGCGTTTCGGTGATCAAGGGATTCCACCGCTTCCTCGTGCGCGAGGGCTATGCGCGCCGCAACCCCACCGACACCCTGCAGCTGCCCAAGCCCCCCGAGCGGCTGCCCGACGTGCTGTCGGTGAATCAGGTGTCAACCATGCTGGCTGCCTGCACGGGCGACAGTCCGTCGGAGATGCGCAACCGCGCCATCCTGGAGGTGCTGTACGGCTGCGGGTTGCGCGTGAGCGAGTGCACGGGGCTCGATCTGGGCGATTGCATCCTGGAGGAAGGGTACCTGCGCGTCGTGGGCAAAGGGGGCAAGGAGCGCATCAGCCCCATCTCGGGCGCTGCGCTCGAGGCGCTGGGCGCGTACCTGGAGCATGCCCGCCCCGCGCTTGCGAGGCCCTACGCCAAGCCCACGGCGGCGGTGTTCCTGAACGCCCGCGGCGGCCGCCTGACGCGCCAGAGCGTGCATACCATCGTCGCCGATGCCGGACGCCTCGTGGGCGTGGCGAACCTGCATCCTCATACGCTCCGCCACTCCTTCGCCACCCACCTGCTGGAAGGCGGTGCGGACCTGCGCGTTATCCAGGAGATCCTCGGCCACTCCGACATCTCCACCACCCAGGTATACACTCACGTGAGCCGCGCCCACATCCGCGAGGAGTACCTGAGCGCCCACCCGCGCGCGCAATGCCCGCGAGCATAG
- a CDS encoding DUF1846 domain-containing protein: protein MRIGFDNDQYIALQAEHIRNRIDQFGGKLYLEFGGKLFDDYHASRVLPGFEPDSKIRMLKSLIDDAEIIIAINANDIEKSKVRGDLGITYDEDVLRLMDIFRGMGFATSGVVITHYTNQPSAEAFRKRLDSLGIRSYLHYPIPGYPYDIDRIVSDEGYGRNEFIETTRPLVVVTAPGPGSGKMATCLSQLYHEHKRGVAAGYAKYETFPIWNLPLKHPVNIAYEAATVDLNDANTIDPFHLEAYGETTVNYNRDVEIFPVLKAMMERISGESPYQSPTDMGVNMAGNAIVDDEAVREAAKMEIVRRYFQTAVETRRSGTGQEHVEKLELLMNQAGVNASFSPARSAALLKEETTGGPVGAMVLPDGSVVTGKTSSLLGAASSLMMNALKGVSGVDDEIDVISDEVIEPICRLKTDCLHSRNPRLHSDETLIALSISSATDPLAAKLIEHIDDLRGCDAYFSVIISSTDEKLYRTLGINVCCEPKYEQHRYYHK from the coding sequence ATGCGCATAGGATTCGACAACGACCAGTATATCGCGCTGCAGGCAGAGCACATCCGCAACCGCATCGACCAGTTCGGCGGCAAACTCTATCTGGAGTTCGGCGGCAAGCTCTTCGACGACTACCATGCCTCGCGCGTGCTGCCCGGCTTCGAACCCGACTCCAAGATCCGCATGCTGAAGAGCCTCATCGACGACGCCGAGATCATCATCGCCATCAACGCGAACGACATCGAGAAGAGCAAGGTGCGCGGCGACCTGGGCATCACCTACGACGAGGACGTGCTGCGCCTCATGGACATCTTCCGCGGCATGGGCTTCGCCACCAGCGGCGTGGTCATCACCCATTACACGAACCAGCCCTCGGCCGAGGCGTTCCGCAAGCGCCTGGACAGCCTGGGCATCCGCAGCTACCTGCACTACCCCATCCCCGGCTACCCCTACGACATCGACCGCATCGTGAGCGACGAAGGCTATGGGCGCAACGAGTTCATCGAGACCACGCGGCCGCTCGTGGTGGTGACGGCCCCCGGCCCCGGCAGCGGCAAGATGGCCACGTGCCTCTCGCAGCTCTACCACGAGCACAAGCGCGGGGTGGCGGCCGGCTACGCGAAGTACGAGACGTTCCCCATCTGGAACCTGCCGCTCAAGCACCCGGTGAACATAGCCTACGAGGCGGCCACCGTCGACCTGAACGACGCGAACACCATCGACCCGTTCCATTTGGAAGCGTACGGCGAGACCACGGTGAACTACAACCGCGACGTGGAGATATTCCCCGTGCTGAAGGCCATGATGGAGCGCATTTCCGGCGAGAGCCCGTACCAGTCGCCCACCGACATGGGCGTGAACATGGCGGGCAACGCCATCGTGGACGACGAGGCCGTGCGCGAGGCCGCGAAGATGGAGATCGTGCGCCGCTACTTCCAGACCGCCGTGGAGACGCGCCGCAGCGGCACGGGCCAGGAGCACGTGGAGAAGCTGGAGCTGCTGATGAACCAGGCCGGCGTGAACGCGAGCTTCTCGCCGGCCCGCTCGGCCGCGCTGCTGAAGGAGGAGACAACCGGCGGCCCGGTGGGCGCCATGGTGCTGCCGGACGGCTCGGTGGTCACGGGAAAGACGTCGTCGCTTCTGGGCGCGGCGTCGTCGCTCATGATGAACGCGCTCAAGGGCGTCTCCGGCGTCGACGACGAGATCGACGTCATCAGCGACGAGGTCATCGAGCCCATCTGCCGCCTGAAGACCGACTGCCTGCACAGCCGCAACCCGCGCCTGCACTCCGACGAGACGCTCATCGCGCTGTCCATCAGCTCCGCCACCGACCCGCTTGCCGCCAAGCTCATCGAGCACATCGACGACCTGCGCGGCTGCGACGCGTACTTCTCGGTCATCATCTCCTCCACCGACGAGAAGCTCTACCGTACCCTCGGCATCAACGTCTGCTGCGAGCCCAAGTACGAGCAGCACCGGTACTATCACAAGTAA
- a CDS encoding NAD(+)/NADH kinase — MRILIVRNNSNSKAVDASLLLATYLATQGADYTLVDSSDLSCRGDHEGLNAALADGVEMAVVLGGDGTILRTARQIGTSGVPILGVNFGRLGFLANTSDEGVVAVVAAALAGDVVAEQRTNLRIDVVCEGERDRWGDDDLMSDGPDEEGRPDGAPSASGFPCGSDARTFFALNELAVTRGAHGRIIDFGLSISGAHIADMRGDGLVVATATGSTAYALSAGGPLVSPGFVGLVAVPLAPHTLHSRAIVTASNDVVEMDLSHNADTREATLFVDGELLEFERPVRRVYVRRGDTPTVLLRYQREGFYEHAARVFF; from the coding sequence ATGCGCATCCTCATCGTACGCAATAATTCCAACTCGAAGGCCGTGGACGCCTCGCTTTTGCTGGCCACGTACCTGGCCACGCAGGGAGCGGATTACACGCTCGTGGACTCGTCGGACCTGTCGTGCCGCGGCGACCACGAAGGGCTGAACGCGGCGCTTGCCGACGGGGTGGAGATGGCCGTGGTGCTGGGCGGCGACGGCACCATCCTGCGCACGGCGCGCCAGATCGGCACGTCGGGCGTGCCCATCCTGGGGGTGAACTTCGGCCGCCTGGGCTTCTTGGCGAACACGAGCGACGAGGGGGTGGTGGCCGTGGTGGCCGCCGCGCTCGCCGGCGACGTGGTGGCCGAACAGCGCACGAACCTGCGCATCGACGTGGTGTGCGAGGGCGAGCGGGACCGCTGGGGCGACGACGACCTCATGTCAGACGGTCCCGACGAAGAGGGAAGGCCCGACGGGGCGCCCTCCGCATCCGGGTTCCCCTGCGGAAGCGATGCGCGCACGTTCTTCGCGCTCAACGAGCTGGCGGTGACGCGCGGCGCGCATGGCCGCATCATCGACTTCGGCTTGAGCATCTCGGGTGCGCACATCGCCGACATGCGCGGTGACGGCCTGGTGGTGGCCACGGCAACGGGCTCCACGGCCTACGCGCTCTCGGCCGGCGGGCCGCTCGTGTCGCCGGGCTTCGTGGGTCTCGTGGCCGTGCCGCTCGCGCCCCATACGCTGCACTCGCGCGCCATCGTCACGGCGTCCAACGACGTGGTGGAGATGGACCTGTCGCACAACGCCGACACCCGCGAGGCCACGCTGTTCGTCGACGGCGAGCTGCTGGAGTTCGAGCGCCCCGTGCGCCGCGTCTACGTCCGCCGCGGCGACACCCCCACGGTACTGCTGCGCTACCAGCGGGAAGGCTTCTACGAGCATGCGGCGCGGGTGTTCTTCTAG
- the murJ gene encoding murein biosynthesis integral membrane protein MurJ, whose amino-acid sequence MKKRLGQQAGNEYASTLLTIVVVLLGAVSALCIAFPSFFIYTQSFYSDQREMAQSVFFFQFFAIQIVFSGATAIISGLLNANRDYLWSAIAPAAQSIVVIVSFLTYAALAPGNPDAALYVIAIGNPLGVFVALAIQLPALRRNGIRLRPRMNLRDPALRETLSLGVPALFVMVCSFAVVSVQNAAAYSFADNGPSILLYARQWFTLPYSFLAVPITTAMFTELADMQAEGNAKGVKRGIVSGTNQILFFMIPFALYLMVFSLPLITVFRAGAFTAENVASIASYMSVLAFALPVYGVNTYLQKIFSSLRKMGVFAAFNFVAGAAQVALTMFGASHAESFPIEIIAVGEVLFYVVADVCLFAYLRRRLGPFGLRSTAKAFLVALVFGGLGAASGGGVLFALTTFVGPLSGSIPQALAYVACGGLVSLAVTFGLAIKLHVPEAAFVGNIVGKVAGKLGRGRA is encoded by the coding sequence GTGAAGAAGAGGCTCGGGCAGCAGGCGGGCAACGAGTACGCCTCCACCCTGCTCACCATCGTGGTGGTGCTGCTGGGCGCGGTGTCGGCGCTCTGCATCGCGTTCCCCTCGTTCTTCATCTACACGCAGAGCTTCTACTCCGACCAGCGCGAGATGGCGCAATCGGTGTTCTTCTTCCAGTTCTTCGCCATCCAGATCGTGTTCTCCGGGGCCACGGCCATCATATCGGGCCTGCTCAACGCTAACCGCGATTACCTGTGGTCGGCCATCGCGCCGGCGGCGCAGAGCATCGTGGTCATCGTGTCGTTCCTGACGTACGCGGCGCTCGCGCCGGGCAACCCCGACGCGGCGCTCTACGTCATAGCCATCGGCAACCCGCTGGGCGTGTTCGTGGCGCTGGCCATCCAGCTGCCGGCACTGCGCCGCAACGGCATCAGGCTGCGCCCGCGCATGAACCTGCGCGACCCGGCTCTGCGCGAGACGCTCTCGCTGGGCGTGCCGGCACTGTTCGTCATGGTATGCTCGTTCGCGGTGGTGTCGGTGCAGAACGCGGCGGCGTACAGCTTCGCCGACAACGGGCCTTCCATCCTGCTGTACGCGCGCCAATGGTTCACGCTCCCCTACTCGTTCTTGGCCGTGCCCATTACCACGGCCATGTTCACCGAGCTGGCCGACATGCAGGCAGAGGGCAACGCCAAGGGCGTGAAGCGCGGCATCGTGAGCGGCACGAACCAGATACTGTTCTTCATGATCCCCTTCGCGCTGTACCTCATGGTGTTCTCGCTGCCGCTCATCACCGTGTTCCGCGCCGGCGCGTTCACGGCGGAGAACGTGGCGTCCATCGCCTCGTACATGAGCGTGCTGGCGTTCGCGCTGCCGGTGTACGGCGTGAACACGTACCTGCAGAAGATATTCTCGAGCCTGCGCAAGATGGGCGTGTTCGCGGCGTTCAACTTCGTGGCGGGCGCCGCCCAGGTGGCGCTCACGATGTTCGGCGCGTCGCACGCGGAGAGCTTCCCCATCGAGATCATCGCCGTGGGCGAGGTACTGTTCTACGTGGTGGCCGACGTGTGCCTGTTCGCGTACCTGCGCCGCCGCCTGGGGCCGTTCGGGCTGCGCTCCACGGCGAAGGCGTTTCTCGTGGCGCTGGTGTTCGGGGGGCTGGGCGCGGCGTCGGGCGGCGGCGTGCTGTTCGCGCTCACGACGTTCGTCGGGCCGCTGTCCGGGTCCATCCCGCAGGCGCTCGCCTATGTGGCGTGCGGTGGCCTGGTGTCGCTGGCGGTGACGTTCGGCCTGGCCATCAAGCTGCACGTACCGGAAGCGGCGTTCGTTGGCAACATCGTGGGCAAGGTGGCCGGCAAGCTGGGGCGCGGCCGGGCGTAG
- a CDS encoding indolepyruvate ferredoxin oxidoreductase subunit alpha, producing MAYGPLRTHFTSRKRITIDAGLCVGCKLCMRCCPLGKVIGYDADARRAYVDDALVCGGCGACLRICPANAVHMEEELVKGALSPRMVPVIAPGQHRATP from the coding sequence ATGGCTTACGGACCTCTCAGAACCCATTTCACTTCGCGAAAGCGCATCACGATAGATGCTGGCCTGTGCGTGGGCTGCAAGCTCTGCATGCGCTGCTGCCCTTTGGGCAAGGTGATCGGCTACGATGCGGACGCGCGCCGTGCCTATGTGGACGATGCCTTGGTGTGCGGCGGGTGCGGGGCGTGCCTGCGCATCTGCCCCGCCAACGCCGTGCATATGGAGGAAGAGCTCGTGAAAGGAGCGCTTTCTCCTCGTATGGTGCCCGTTATCGCTCCCGGTCAGCATCGTGCCACCCCTTGA
- a CDS encoding molybdopterin-dependent oxidoreductase encodes MELKKTERVEVKLPADMPNKYIDETGVQWTYSRCFYCHMNCGIVIGADTKTDRVVEIRGNWKEGTVLCDRMGERGQKAIQMHYHPKRINHALKRAGERGEDKWEEIPYEQAMDEIADKLQALIDKYGPETLVSSEGTYRSDHLWARTRFFNNLGNPGNVIDPGTICWCWNYTLNMAMVGWPIEAISPVGIDQSDTFVVWGLSASEKYGPQSPMWRQYLAAMDRPGKKPKMIVIDPYCTTQALLADIWMPIYPGTDHALALAWLHEVIENGWYDEEFIKWWSNGPFLLDKKTKHTIRADQVKEGAAHSDFVVWDNLASNILLWNSDKNEWFADGDVDPALSGTHTISLLDGSTVECYTAWDAIKEMAEPYSPQWASPITGIPENKIADSARVYATNGNAFITWGLGGGDQAGPNASRLCITKTILRIICNYIDKPGGEYVGEPGVVQADGSKPFPYRDAEMEMSELVTPEIRKKYIGYDQFRAMSWKGYEPIYDAYMKMFGVPRPMLHQLLCSPVLVYDAMEFGDPYPIKAMIMWSSNPFAWAPDPQRLYKIMKNNLELIVSVEYWKTPAAAMADYIIPGCDSLERPCFTTAEDSNDFVVCGDRGSKPVGDRVMDYDFFRGLGIRMGQAEAWPWETYEDVIKHRISRGVDVDYTTLCEQGTWFPGPTRSFKYAETLPNGQTKGFATPTRKAEIYPTLMEDLDYSALPYYRELPETPLSNPELAKKYPLRLTTGGRVSVLYHSENRVPGQGTRSIFPYPSVYMHREDARACGVRDGDWVWIENERGRIKQVAHVDQAIIKGTVQAMPSWWYPELPAEEPWSQGAFISNVGCLVDGTVRGSDEATGTWTNRGLLCRIYPCIDPADRTDVTVTGDQFIEGDTYFNDQYDKLGCREIKRIDWENDDPGQHPKCTYDTLGK; translated from the coding sequence ATGGAACTTAAGAAGACCGAACGGGTCGAGGTCAAGCTTCCTGCCGACATGCCGAACAAGTACATCGACGAGACCGGTGTCCAATGGACGTATTCCCGCTGCTTCTACTGCCACATGAACTGCGGCATCGTCATCGGCGCCGACACCAAGACCGACCGCGTGGTGGAGATTCGCGGCAATTGGAAAGAGGGTACGGTGCTGTGCGACCGCATGGGCGAGCGCGGCCAGAAGGCCATCCAGATGCACTACCATCCCAAGCGCATCAACCATGCTCTGAAGCGTGCCGGCGAGCGCGGCGAGGACAAATGGGAGGAGATCCCCTACGAGCAGGCGATGGACGAGATCGCCGACAAGCTGCAGGCGCTTATCGACAAGTACGGCCCCGAGACGTTGGTCTCTTCCGAGGGCACGTACCGCTCCGACCACCTGTGGGCGCGCACCCGCTTCTTCAACAACCTCGGCAACCCGGGCAACGTCATCGATCCCGGCACCATCTGCTGGTGCTGGAACTACACGCTGAACATGGCCATGGTGGGCTGGCCTATCGAGGCCATCTCGCCGGTGGGCATCGACCAGTCCGATACGTTCGTGGTGTGGGGCCTTTCGGCTTCCGAGAAATATGGCCCGCAAAGCCCCATGTGGCGCCAGTACCTGGCTGCGATGGACCGCCCCGGCAAGAAGCCGAAGATGATCGTCATCGACCCGTACTGCACCACGCAGGCCCTGCTTGCCGACATCTGGATGCCCATCTACCCCGGCACCGACCATGCGCTTGCCCTGGCTTGGCTGCACGAGGTCATCGAGAACGGCTGGTACGACGAGGAGTTCATCAAGTGGTGGTCGAACGGCCCGTTCCTGCTGGACAAGAAGACCAAGCACACCATTCGCGCCGACCAGGTTAAAGAAGGCGCCGCGCACTCCGACTTCGTGGTGTGGGACAACCTTGCCAGCAACATCTTGCTGTGGAACTCCGACAAGAACGAGTGGTTCGCCGACGGCGACGTCGACCCGGCTCTGAGCGGTACCCATACCATCTCGCTGCTCGACGGCTCCACGGTCGAGTGCTACACCGCTTGGGATGCCATCAAGGAGATGGCCGAGCCCTACAGCCCGCAGTGGGCATCTCCCATCACCGGCATCCCCGAGAACAAGATCGCCGATTCCGCCCGCGTGTACGCCACCAACGGCAACGCGTTCATCACCTGGGGCCTCGGAGGCGGCGACCAGGCCGGCCCGAACGCCTCGCGCCTGTGCATCACCAAGACCATTCTGCGTATCATCTGCAACTACATCGACAAGCCGGGCGGCGAGTACGTGGGCGAGCCCGGTGTCGTGCAGGCCGACGGCTCCAAGCCGTTCCCGTACCGCGATGCCGAGATGGAGATGTCCGAGCTCGTCACGCCCGAGATTCGCAAGAAGTACATCGGCTACGACCAGTTCCGCGCTATGAGCTGGAAGGGCTACGAGCCGATTTACGACGCCTACATGAAGATGTTCGGCGTTCCGCGCCCGATGCTGCATCAGCTGTTGTGCTCGCCGGTGCTGGTATACGATGCCATGGAGTTCGGGGATCCCTATCCCATCAAGGCCATGATCATGTGGTCGTCCAACCCGTTCGCCTGGGCGCCCGATCCGCAGCGCCTGTACAAGATCATGAAGAACAACCTGGAGCTTATCGTCTCCGTCGAGTACTGGAAGACCCCTGCCGCAGCTATGGCCGACTACATCATCCCCGGCTGCGACTCCCTCGAGCGCCCGTGCTTCACCACCGCCGAGGATTCCAACGACTTCGTGGTGTGCGGCGACCGTGGCTCCAAGCCGGTGGGTGACCGCGTTATGGACTACGACTTCTTCCGTGGCCTGGGCATCCGCATGGGTCAGGCCGAGGCTTGGCCGTGGGAGACCTACGAAGATGTCATCAAGCACCGTATCTCGCGTGGGGTCGACGTGGATTACACCACGCTGTGCGAGCAGGGTACCTGGTTCCCCGGTCCCACCCGCTCCTTCAAGTACGCCGAGACGCTGCCGAACGGCCAGACCAAGGGCTTCGCGACGCCCACCCGCAAGGCCGAGATCTACCCCACGCTCATGGAAGATCTGGACTACAGCGCGCTCCCGTACTACCGCGAGCTGCCCGAGACGCCGCTTTCGAATCCAGAGCTTGCCAAGAAGTACCCGCTGCGCCTGACCACCGGCGGCCGCGTCTCGGTCCTGTACCACTCTGAGAACCGCGTTCCCGGCCAGGGTACGCGCTCCATCTTCCCGTATCCCAGCGTGTACATGCACCGCGAGGATGCCCGTGCCTGCGGTGTGCGCGACGGCGACTGGGTGTGGATCGAGAACGAGCGCGGCCGCATCAAGCAGGTTGCCCATGTCGACCAGGCCATCATCAAGGGCACTGTGCAGGCCATGCCCTCGTGGTGGTATCCGGAGCTTCCGGCGGAGGAGCCGTGGAGCCAGGGTGCGTTCATCTCCAACGTCGGCTGTTTGGTGGATGGCACGGTCAGGGGTTCCGACGAGGCCACGGGAACGTGGACGAACCGCGGCCTGCTCTGCCGCATCTACCCGTGCATCGATCCTGCCGACCGCACGGACGTGACGGTGACGGGCGACCAGTTCATCGAGGGCGACACCTATTTCAACGACCAGTACGACAAGCTGGGCTGCCGTGAGATCAAGCGGATCGACTGGGAGAACGACGATCCGGGCCAGCATCCCAAGTGCACGTACGACACGCTCGGCAAGTAG